One Nocardioidaceae bacterium SCSIO 66511 genomic window carries:
- a CDS encoding Fic family protein, whose product MAKDRSTGWPEIGYERHPWRLDERATLSRTQRNAHLGPYDAAVVPRLSKVQVALPASLLAEAEDARVAIARFDAYVSAKLDRDGTGSEIGPMASILLRSESSSSSQIEQITVGARQLAMAELGERASGNARLVARNVSVMRAAVAMADRLDGDSILRMHRTLLDDSDPAHAGRWRAQQVWIGGTGAGPHLADFVPPHQSRVVAAITDLVDFIGRDDVPALAHAALAHAQFETIHPFTDGNGRTGRALLQAMLRSKGVTERATIPVSAGLLTDTDAYFRALTEYRAGDPAPIVGEVVRASLAAIDNGRELVESLDEIRAAWSDRLRARRDASVWRVVDLVLHHPVINNEVVRRELHISDVAAQGAIEKLVEVGALTASEHRARNRLWQSPEVIAALDAFAARARRRRTSR is encoded by the coding sequence GTGGCAAAGGATCGCAGCACCGGCTGGCCAGAAATCGGCTACGAGCGCCATCCGTGGCGACTCGATGAGCGCGCCACCTTGTCGCGTACGCAACGCAACGCACACCTTGGCCCGTACGACGCTGCGGTGGTGCCGCGGCTGAGCAAGGTGCAGGTGGCATTGCCCGCGTCTTTGCTGGCCGAGGCCGAGGATGCTCGCGTCGCGATAGCGAGGTTCGACGCGTACGTCAGTGCGAAGCTCGATCGCGACGGGACCGGTTCCGAGATCGGGCCGATGGCCTCGATTCTGCTGCGTAGCGAGTCATCGTCCTCATCACAGATCGAGCAGATAACGGTTGGAGCCCGCCAGCTGGCAATGGCCGAGCTAGGGGAGCGGGCGAGTGGCAACGCGCGCCTGGTAGCGCGAAATGTGTCCGTGATGCGTGCGGCCGTCGCTATGGCGGATCGGCTCGACGGTGACTCGATCCTGCGGATGCACCGGACTCTCCTCGATGACTCGGACCCCGCGCATGCGGGCCGCTGGCGAGCGCAGCAGGTCTGGATCGGCGGCACTGGCGCCGGCCCTCACCTGGCCGACTTCGTTCCGCCCCACCAAAGCCGGGTCGTCGCGGCCATCACTGATCTTGTCGACTTCATCGGTCGCGACGACGTTCCCGCCCTCGCACACGCTGCTCTTGCGCACGCGCAGTTCGAAACCATCCATCCGTTCACCGACGGCAACGGCCGTACCGGACGCGCACTACTGCAGGCCATGTTGCGGAGCAAGGGCGTTACAGAGCGCGCGACCATCCCGGTCTCCGCCGGCCTGCTGACCGACACTGACGCGTACTTCCGAGCCCTGACCGAGTATCGGGCCGGTGATCCGGCGCCGATCGTCGGCGAGGTCGTGCGAGCGTCGTTGGCGGCAATCGACAATGGGCGGGAACTGGTCGAGTCGCTCGACGAGATTCGGGCCGCTTGGTCGGATCGGCTTCGCGCGCGACGTGACGCGTCGGTCTGGCGCGTCGTGGACCTCGTGCTGCACCACCCGGTCATCAACAACGAAGTCGTACGTCGTGAACTACACATCTCCGACGTCGCTGCCCAAGGTGCGATCGAGAAGCTGGTCGAGGTCGGTGCGTTGACCGCGTCCGAGCACCGTGCGCGCAATCGACTGTGGCAGAGCCCCGAGGTCATTGCCGCGCTCGACGCCTTCGCGGCGCGGGCGCGCCGGCGGCGTACGTCTCGCTAG
- a CDS encoding DUF3145 domain-containing protein: MSTTRGVLYVHSATSALCPHVEWAVAGVLGVPPNPDWTPQPAEQGTYRCELSWQGSSGSAAKIASALRGWQQVRFEVTEDGVGGSEGARYSYTPSLGVFHAVTGMHGDMMIPEDRLKAAMVRASLGESTLELELDKLLGRAWDDELEPFRHAGEGAPVRWLHQVG; this comes from the coding sequence GTGTCCACAACGAGAGGCGTCTTGTACGTCCATTCCGCGACGTCAGCGTTGTGCCCGCATGTCGAGTGGGCCGTCGCTGGCGTACTCGGCGTACCCCCGAACCCGGATTGGACCCCACAACCGGCGGAGCAAGGTACGTACCGCTGCGAGCTGTCCTGGCAAGGGAGCTCGGGCTCGGCCGCGAAGATCGCGTCTGCCCTGCGCGGGTGGCAGCAGGTGCGGTTCGAGGTGACCGAGGACGGTGTCGGTGGCTCAGAGGGCGCCCGCTACTCGTACACGCCGAGCCTCGGGGTGTTCCATGCGGTCACCGGTATGCACGGCGACATGATGATCCCGGAGGACCGCCTCAAAGCCGCCATGGTGCGTGCCTCGCTCGGCGAGTCGACTCTCGAGCTCGAACTCGACAAGCTGCTCGGTCGCGCCTGGGACGACGAGTTGGAGCCCTTCCGTCATGCGGGCGAGGGTGCCCCGGTCCGGTGGCTACACCAGGTCGGCTGA
- a CDS encoding SDR family oxidoreductase codes for MHVAIAGGHGQIALHLERELAAAGHTSTAIIRNPDHADDVRAAGAEPVVLDLEKATATELAEAINGADAVVFAAGAGPGSGSDRKATMDRDGALLLIAAAQLTATMRYVMISAMNADAGDPDSDDVFQVYLAAKGAADAALRESELDWTVVRPGRLTNDPATGRVKLADSVSPGEVTRADVARVIARTLVESGTIGTTFEVVGGETPIEDAVRAVG; via the coding sequence ATGCACGTCGCCATCGCCGGAGGACACGGCCAGATCGCGCTGCACCTGGAACGTGAGCTCGCCGCGGCAGGCCACACGTCCACGGCAATCATCCGCAACCCCGATCACGCCGACGACGTACGCGCCGCCGGGGCGGAGCCGGTCGTACTCGACCTCGAGAAGGCGACTGCAACCGAGCTCGCCGAGGCGATCAACGGTGCGGACGCCGTCGTGTTCGCCGCGGGCGCCGGACCGGGCAGCGGAAGCGACCGCAAGGCGACGATGGACCGTGACGGCGCACTGCTGCTGATCGCCGCCGCCCAGCTCACCGCGACGATGCGCTACGTGATGATCTCGGCGATGAACGCGGACGCAGGCGACCCCGACTCCGACGACGTGTTCCAGGTCTACCTCGCCGCCAAGGGTGCCGCCGATGCCGCGTTGAGAGAGAGCGAACTGGACTGGACGGTTGTGCGTCCCGGTCGTCTCACCAACGATCCGGCCACCGGCAGGGTCAAACTTGCCGACTCCGTTTCGCCCGGTGAGGTCACGCGAGCTGACGTCGCTCGCGTGATCGCCCGTACGCTCGTCGAGTCGGGCACGATCGGCACGACCTTCGAGGTCGTCGGCGGTGAGACACCGATCGAGGATGCCGTGCGAGCGGTCGGCTAG
- a CDS encoding AI-2E family transporter: MTQQFEGRFGQRETVIGRGISWLARWSMRWILIAIAAYLLVWLIGRLWTIVLPVAIALIVTTVLAPPARLLRDKAKFPAALAAMTVILGGFAIVGGVLWAIAPSVADQVGDIAKDASQGLTKVEDWLIDGPLKVSDEQISTAISAAQDQLTQSASTIASGALTGVGAVTNFIVGAALVLVLTFFFVKDGSKFLPWLRRVAGDKAGGHIDIVLLRCWWTLGGFIRTQAIVSFVDAVFIGIGLVLVGVPLAVPLAIMTFFGGFIPIVGAFVFGALAVLIALVSNGIGGALIVLAIVLGVQQLEGNILSPWLQGRSMRLHAGVILLSVALGSTLFGIVGAFLAVPVVAVVAEMLRYLNETIELEAEPTDDGAAKDGEAAEEESPPDDPTPDQDAAPVEP; the protein is encoded by the coding sequence ATGACGCAGCAGTTCGAAGGCCGCTTCGGTCAACGCGAGACCGTGATCGGGCGGGGCATCTCGTGGCTCGCCCGATGGAGCATGCGTTGGATCCTCATCGCGATCGCCGCGTACCTGCTGGTGTGGCTCATTGGGCGGCTCTGGACGATCGTGCTGCCCGTCGCGATCGCGCTGATCGTCACAACGGTGCTCGCACCGCCGGCCAGGCTCCTGCGAGACAAGGCGAAGTTCCCGGCCGCGCTCGCCGCAATGACCGTCATCCTGGGCGGATTCGCGATCGTCGGGGGAGTGCTCTGGGCGATTGCGCCGTCGGTGGCCGATCAGGTCGGCGACATCGCAAAGGATGCGAGCCAAGGCCTGACCAAGGTCGAGGACTGGTTGATCGACGGCCCGCTCAAGGTCTCCGATGAGCAGATCAGTACGGCGATCTCGGCCGCGCAAGATCAACTGACCCAGAGCGCCAGCACCATCGCGTCCGGTGCGCTGACCGGAGTCGGCGCGGTCACGAACTTCATCGTCGGCGCCGCGCTCGTTCTGGTGTTGACGTTCTTCTTCGTCAAGGACGGCTCGAAGTTCCTGCCCTGGCTACGCCGAGTCGCAGGCGACAAGGCCGGCGGTCACATCGACATCGTCCTGCTGCGCTGCTGGTGGACGCTCGGCGGCTTCATCCGTACGCAGGCCATCGTGAGCTTCGTCGACGCGGTCTTCATCGGCATCGGGTTGGTCCTGGTCGGAGTTCCGCTCGCCGTCCCGCTCGCGATCATGACCTTCTTCGGCGGTTTCATCCCGATCGTCGGAGCGTTCGTCTTCGGAGCACTGGCCGTACTGATCGCGCTGGTCTCGAACGGGATCGGCGGTGCTCTGATCGTGCTCGCGATCGTGCTCGGCGTGCAGCAGCTCGAGGGCAACATCTTGTCGCCGTGGCTGCAGGGCCGAAGCATGCGGCTGCATGCGGGCGTCATCCTGCTCTCGGTCGCCCTCGGCAGCACGTTGTTCGGCATCGTCGGCGCATTTCTCGCCGTACCCGTCGTCGCCGTCGTCGCCGAGATGCTGCGCTACCTGAACGAGACGATCGAGCTCGAAGCGGAGCCGACTGATGACGGAGCGGCCAAAGACGGCGAAGCTGCGGAGGAGGAGTCGCCGCCCGACGACCCGACGCCCGATCAGGACGCCGCGCCGGTCGAACCCTAG
- a CDS encoding MarR family transcriptional regulator codes for MSRTPAGDALTELVLPVFELNGEFLAAAEDIAKPAGLTPAWWQVLGATLDEPLPVAEIARRVGLGLARQSVQRVADRLVEQGWAQYVDNPRHKRAKLVEPTDDGRRTLGKLARDQHAWANAVASSVGADELAKVRDIMLRISAASRAYRET; via the coding sequence GTGAGTCGTACGCCTGCCGGCGATGCGCTGACCGAGCTCGTGCTGCCGGTCTTCGAGCTGAACGGTGAGTTCCTCGCCGCCGCGGAGGACATCGCGAAACCCGCCGGTTTGACTCCGGCGTGGTGGCAGGTGCTCGGTGCGACCCTCGACGAGCCGCTCCCGGTCGCAGAGATCGCGCGTCGAGTCGGGCTCGGTCTCGCTCGCCAGAGCGTCCAGCGCGTCGCCGATCGCCTGGTCGAGCAGGGTTGGGCGCAATACGTCGACAACCCACGTCACAAACGCGCCAAACTCGTCGAGCCGACCGACGACGGTCGTCGTACGCTCGGCAAACTGGCCAGGGACCAACATGCGTGGGCCAACGCCGTCGCTTCGTCGGTCGGTGCCGACGAGCTCGCCAAGGTCCGCGACATCATGCTGCGGATCAGTGCCGCGTCGCGCGCGTACCGGGAGACCTGA
- a CDS encoding DJ-1/PfpI family protein, whose protein sequence is MQNVVLYLTETMADWEYSYVTAGLAMAEEEMPGRFQLVTACEGDAETVTTKGGLKVRPDTTIDALDEADIAMLILPGADTWGEGHDAALGLAGRLLEAGTPVAAICGATLGLARSGLLNGRAHTSNAADFLDGVDGYEGASRYVEEKVVTDGALITAPAVFPVDFARAIFVRLELFPAEIIDAWYGLYTTGARRYFDQLIGAAE, encoded by the coding sequence ATGCAGAACGTTGTGCTGTACCTGACCGAGACGATGGCCGACTGGGAGTACTCGTACGTGACCGCCGGTCTGGCGATGGCCGAAGAGGAGATGCCCGGAAGGTTCCAGCTGGTCACTGCCTGCGAGGGCGATGCCGAGACGGTCACGACGAAGGGCGGCCTGAAGGTCCGGCCAGATACGACGATCGACGCGCTCGACGAGGCCGACATCGCGATGCTGATCCTGCCGGGCGCCGACACTTGGGGCGAGGGTCACGACGCTGCGCTCGGTCTCGCGGGTCGGCTCCTCGAGGCAGGTACGCCGGTTGCGGCGATCTGTGGTGCGACGCTCGGCTTGGCTCGAAGCGGCCTGCTCAATGGGCGCGCGCACACCAGCAACGCAGCCGACTTCCTCGACGGGGTAGATGGGTACGAAGGTGCGAGCCGGTACGTCGAAGAGAAGGTCGTCACCGACGGTGCGTTGATCACCGCGCCGGCGGTCTTCCCGGTCGACTTCGCCCGGGCGATCTTCGTACGTCTCGAGCTGTTTCCAGCAGAGATCATCGACGCTTGGTACGGCCTCTACACCACCGGAGCGCGCAGGTACTTCGACCAACTCATCGGTGCCGCCGAGTGA
- a CDS encoding matrixin family metalloprotease — protein sequence MKGRIRRIAVAVPLALALSGATLVASNADDASAPSDAERSRKYAFMSKHFGYKYIARWNPCRTIHYKINPRKSPRKGAIKDVRKAIKRVHGASGLKFKYLGRTKVVPKNGANKYRGKTDLVIAWTTPKKRNFSGNAAWGGGQWWHRRGARYGEMRTGFVIVNGKYRYNYPKGFGANGKYGTRGQLLMHELGHAMGLWHVPSKKQLMYRYTRHRKAKWGGGDRKGLHKVGRRAGCGGFRAPDSAKGADVKVDTGSFSAA from the coding sequence ATGAAGGGCAGAATCCGTCGCATCGCTGTCGCCGTGCCATTGGCGCTGGCGTTGTCTGGTGCGACCCTCGTCGCCTCGAACGCCGACGACGCCAGCGCGCCGAGCGATGCAGAACGAAGCCGAAAGTACGCGTTCATGTCGAAGCACTTCGGCTACAAGTACATTGCGCGATGGAACCCGTGTCGCACGATCCATTACAAGATCAACCCGCGTAAGTCGCCGCGTAAGGGCGCGATCAAGGACGTACGTAAGGCGATCAAGCGCGTACACGGGGCCAGCGGCCTGAAGTTCAAGTACCTCGGCCGAACGAAGGTCGTACCCAAGAACGGCGCGAACAAGTACCGCGGCAAGACCGACCTGGTGATCGCCTGGACGACCCCGAAGAAGCGCAACTTCTCCGGCAACGCTGCCTGGGGCGGCGGCCAGTGGTGGCACCGTCGCGGCGCGCGCTATGGCGAGATGCGCACCGGCTTCGTGATCGTCAACGGGAAGTACCGATACAACTACCCGAAGGGCTTCGGCGCCAACGGTAAGTACGGCACTCGCGGTCAGCTGTTGATGCACGAGCTCGGCCATGCGATGGGTCTGTGGCACGTACCGTCGAAGAAGCAGCTCATGTACCGCTACACCCGGCACCGCAAGGCGAAGTGGGGCGGTGGTGACCGCAAGGGTCTGCACAAGGTCGGCCGTCGCGCCGGCTGCGGTGGCTTCAGGGCTCCGGACAGCGCCAAGGGCGCCGACGTGAAGGTCGACACGGGGTCGTTCAGCGCCGCCTGA
- a CDS encoding sulfite exporter TauE/SafE family protein yields MVLILLAVIGFVGGVGITAVGPGGVLPTIGLFALTGLSPAEVAGTSIVTHIATGVVATAAFTRSGQLRDPDTRRTAWTLAGTALVGTPVGVLINAHVSERTFGVVLGVIVAGVAGLVVYRDQRHAHVPHRHPSTYVVAILGVGVAVLAGIVGIGGPMLTVPLLVVLGVPLLESLAAAQAQSIVIASTGTVAYATNGSIDWALAALIGIPELAGVLVGWRLARKLPTRTLKIALVATLLALSPYLALRA; encoded by the coding sequence GTGGTATTGATTCTGCTGGCCGTGATCGGGTTCGTCGGAGGGGTCGGCATCACGGCAGTCGGCCCGGGCGGCGTACTGCCGACGATCGGACTCTTCGCGCTGACAGGGTTGTCGCCCGCCGAGGTCGCAGGCACCTCGATCGTCACGCACATCGCGACCGGTGTCGTCGCGACGGCCGCCTTCACCCGATCGGGGCAGCTTCGCGACCCGGACACTCGGCGTACTGCCTGGACGCTGGCCGGAACCGCCTTGGTCGGTACGCCGGTCGGCGTACTGATCAACGCACACGTCTCGGAGCGCACGTTCGGTGTCGTGCTCGGCGTCATCGTCGCCGGAGTCGCCGGGCTGGTCGTCTACCGCGATCAACGACATGCGCACGTGCCGCATCGTCATCCGTCGACGTACGTCGTCGCAATCCTTGGCGTGGGGGTCGCCGTCCTGGCTGGGATCGTCGGCATCGGGGGTCCGATGCTGACAGTTCCTCTGCTGGTCGTGCTCGGTGTGCCGCTGCTCGAGTCGCTCGCTGCCGCTCAGGCGCAGTCGATCGTCATCGCGAGTACGGGCACGGTCGCGTACGCGACGAACGGCTCGATCGACTGGGCGCTGGCGGCACTGATCGGTATACCCGAGCTCGCCGGAGTCCTCGTCGGCTGGCGCCTCGCCCGCAAGCTTCCCACCCGCACCCTGAAGATCGCACTCGTCGCGACTCTGCTCGCGCTGTCGCCGTATCTCGCGCTACGGGCATGA
- a CDS encoding type 1 glutamine amidotransferase, translated as MSRSVLVVVNDEGSPLRRFEPWLTELGGHVTFVSGAEVPATTDGYDGIILLGGSFMPDDYERAPWLHRERALTANAVETGTPLLGICLGAQLLAQVSGGVVKASFGAPEWGSTAIKILPAAAQDPIFAGLPETIAMIEHHRDRITELPPDAVHLASSEACPIQAFRVGPAAWGVQFHPEQYAARVRTWDSTRLASEGIDLEELAETAAANEPEAEKAAWALLSAWVAVL; from the coding sequence ATGTCGCGATCGGTGCTCGTCGTCGTCAACGACGAGGGAAGCCCGCTCCGTCGGTTCGAGCCCTGGCTGACCGAACTCGGAGGGCACGTCACCTTCGTGAGCGGCGCCGAGGTGCCGGCCACCACCGACGGGTACGACGGGATCATCCTGCTCGGCGGCAGCTTCATGCCCGATGACTATGAGCGGGCGCCGTGGCTCCATCGCGAACGCGCGTTGACGGCGAACGCAGTCGAAACAGGTACGCCGCTCCTGGGCATCTGCCTGGGCGCGCAGCTCCTCGCCCAGGTCTCCGGCGGCGTGGTGAAGGCATCGTTCGGCGCCCCGGAATGGGGCTCAACGGCCATCAAGATCCTTCCCGCAGCAGCACAGGACCCGATCTTCGCCGGACTACCGGAGACCATCGCGATGATCGAGCATCACCGCGATCGCATCACCGAGCTACCACCTGACGCCGTGCATCTCGCGTCCTCAGAGGCGTGCCCGATCCAGGCGTTCCGGGTCGGCCCCGCCGCATGGGGTGTCCAGTTCCACCCCGAGCAGTACGCCGCGCGCGTACGCACCTGGGACTCGACTCGCCTTGCCAGTGAGGGCATCGACCTCGAAGAGCTCGCCGAAACGGCGGCCGCGAACGAGCCGGAGGCCGAGAAGGCCGCCTGGGCATTGCTCTCCGCATGGGTCGCTGTGCTCTAG
- a CDS encoding VOC family protein, giving the protein MSRLQLALNVDDIDKAIEFYSVLFGTEPAKRRPGYANFAIAEPPLKLVLFEGGETATLNHLGIERESMDEIVSEADRLEAAGLSLRTEGDVECCYARQSKHWVTGPDGQSWENYVVLADAQPDLEGVTTVSPQASNCCG; this is encoded by the coding sequence ATGTCCCGCTTGCAGCTCGCTCTCAACGTCGACGACATCGACAAGGCGATCGAGTTCTACTCGGTCCTGTTCGGTACGGAGCCCGCCAAGCGCCGGCCCGGGTACGCGAACTTCGCGATCGCCGAGCCGCCGCTCAAGCTCGTGCTCTTCGAGGGCGGGGAGACGGCGACCCTGAACCACCTCGGCATCGAACGCGAGTCGATGGACGAGATCGTCTCCGAAGCAGACCGTCTGGAGGCTGCCGGCCTGTCGCTACGCACCGAAGGCGACGTCGAGTGTTGCTACGCGCGTCAGTCGAAGCACTGGGTCACTGGCCCCGACGGCCAGTCCTGGGAGAACTACGTCGTACTCGCCGACGCGCAGCCCGATCTTGAGGGCGTCACCACAGTATCGCCGCAGGCGTCCAACTGTTGCGGATGA
- a CDS encoding metalloregulator ArsR/SmtB family transcription factor has protein sequence MPKPLPLLTDAGPVCCAPLGSSDSRLTIEAATEVAVRLKALADPVRLRLVDHLAARPGLEDSASSLSAVVGLADSTTNHHLKQLLNAGVVSKRRDGMNVHYRLTPASLSAIAGVLNATCC, from the coding sequence GTGCCGAAGCCGCTCCCGCTCCTCACCGACGCCGGCCCGGTGTGCTGCGCCCCCTTGGGATCGTCCGACTCACGACTGACCATCGAAGCGGCGACCGAGGTCGCCGTTCGGCTCAAGGCGCTCGCCGACCCGGTGCGGTTGCGTCTGGTCGACCACCTGGCCGCACGACCTGGCCTCGAAGACAGCGCAAGCAGTCTTTCGGCGGTCGTCGGGCTCGCCGACTCGACAACGAACCACCATCTCAAGCAACTGCTCAACGCCGGCGTGGTCAGCAAGCGTCGCGACGGCATGAACGTGCACTACCGCCTCACGCCCGCATCACTGAGCGCGATCGCCGGCGTCCTGAACGCCACCTGCTGCTAG
- a CDS encoding NAD(P)/FAD-dependent oxidoreductase produces MNAPIVIVGGGQSGLAAARQVRAAGMQPLVLEAGARPVGSWPDYYDSLTVFSPAQYSALDGVAFPGDPEHYPHRDEVVTYLERYAASLDLEIRTGTRVERVESDGPGFVVHPAHGDALSASGIVAASGSFSNPYEPPIPGRERFAGEVLHVAAYREPTKYAGRRVLVVGGGNSAVQVAHELIEYADVTLATLEPVRFLPQVHAGKDVHYWTETTGFDQLPPEWLARLVPGPLVSDDGVYGAAYASGVLQRRAMFQRFEDDGVVWSDGTPEQVDTVILATGYRPSLGYLRDLGALDENGLPLHAGGISATHPGLVYLGLEFQRSFASNTLRGVAADAAYVVPPLVAYAAGASAIVGLRGDVRDRFLLAAGGVQDAGDRAQ; encoded by the coding sequence ATGAATGCACCCATCGTCATCGTCGGCGGCGGCCAGTCCGGCCTCGCCGCAGCCCGCCAGGTTCGCGCCGCCGGTATGCAGCCCCTCGTTCTCGAGGCTGGTGCCCGACCGGTCGGCTCCTGGCCCGATTACTACGACAGCCTTACTGTCTTCTCGCCTGCGCAGTACAGCGCGCTCGACGGAGTCGCGTTCCCCGGAGACCCTGAGCATTACCCCCATCGCGACGAGGTTGTCACCTATCTGGAGCGGTACGCAGCATCGCTCGACCTCGAGATTCGTACCGGTACGCGAGTCGAGCGCGTTGAGTCGGATGGTCCCGGGTTCGTCGTACACCCTGCGCACGGGGACGCACTGTCGGCCAGCGGCATCGTGGCCGCGTCGGGTTCGTTCTCGAACCCGTACGAGCCGCCGATTCCGGGGCGCGAGCGATTTGCCGGCGAGGTGCTGCACGTCGCCGCATATCGTGAGCCGACGAAGTACGCCGGGCGGCGTGTTCTCGTGGTGGGCGGCGGCAACTCGGCAGTCCAGGTTGCGCACGAGCTGATCGAGTACGCCGACGTCACGCTCGCGACCCTCGAGCCAGTTCGGTTTCTACCGCAGGTCCATGCGGGGAAGGATGTCCATTACTGGACCGAAACCACCGGCTTCGACCAATTGCCGCCCGAGTGGCTCGCCCGACTCGTACCCGGCCCACTGGTGTCCGACGACGGTGTGTACGGCGCCGCGTACGCCTCGGGAGTGCTGCAACGACGGGCGATGTTCCAGCGGTTTGAAGACGACGGCGTTGTCTGGTCGGACGGCACGCCTGAGCAGGTCGACACCGTCATCCTCGCGACCGGTTATCGACCGAGCCTCGGATACCTTCGCGACCTGGGAGCGCTCGACGAGAACGGACTGCCACTCCATGCCGGTGGAATCTCTGCAACGCACCCAGGTCTGGTCTACCTCGGGCTCGAGTTCCAGCGTTCCTTCGCATCCAACACACTGCGCGGGGTCGCCGCCGACGCCGCGTACGTCGTGCCCCCACTCGTCGCGTACGCCGCCGGTGCTTCGGCCATCGTCGGACTGCGAGGCGATGTTCGCGATCGTTTCCTGCTAGCAGCAGGTGGCGTTCAGGACGCCGGCGATCGCGCTCAGTGA
- a CDS encoding metalloregulator ArsR/SmtB family transcription factor — MTETGVELAESTNDFLKALASPARQQVMFLFAGGAELSVGDVADRAGIGQSTASQQLAMLRRGHILTSRREGKTVYYRADAQGTAAVLNNLQAYLQSCC, encoded by the coding sequence ATGACGGAGACCGGAGTCGAGCTGGCGGAGTCGACCAACGACTTCCTGAAGGCACTCGCGAGCCCCGCGCGTCAGCAGGTGATGTTCCTGTTCGCAGGCGGTGCGGAACTGTCGGTCGGCGATGTCGCAGATCGAGCCGGAATCGGTCAGTCGACAGCGTCGCAACAACTTGCGATGCTTCGACGCGGACATATCCTCACCTCGCGACGCGAGGGCAAGACTGTCTACTATCGCGCCGACGCGCAGGGCACTGCCGCCGTACTCAACAACCTGCAGGCCTACCTGCAGTCGTGCTGCTGA
- a CDS encoding metalloregulator ArsR/SmtB family transcription factor — MAAIDIEISSAADACATSLTATPIAADEAVDLARTFKAVADPARLRLLSIIASHEGGEACACDLNEPVGLSQPTVSHHLKVLVSAGLLDRKQRGVWAFYSLVPERLDALAAVLSART; from the coding sequence ATGGCTGCGATCGACATCGAGATCTCCAGTGCGGCGGACGCGTGCGCGACGTCCCTCACGGCAACTCCGATTGCCGCTGACGAGGCCGTCGACCTCGCGCGTACGTTCAAGGCCGTTGCCGATCCGGCACGGCTGCGACTGCTGTCGATCATTGCCTCACACGAGGGCGGCGAGGCCTGTGCCTGCGATTTGAACGAGCCGGTGGGCCTGAGTCAGCCGACGGTTTCGCACCATCTCAAGGTGCTCGTCAGCGCTGGCTTGCTCGACCGGAAACAGCGCGGTGTATGGGCGTTCTACTCGCTCGTACCGGAGCGCCTCGACGCACTGGCTGCGGTGCTCAGCGCCCGGACCTAA